The Streptomyces phaeolivaceus genome has a window encoding:
- a CDS encoding HpcH/HpaI aldolase/citrate lyase family protein translates to MRHFGHIAPEERRRLFYREPGVFDADSPSRVLAAALGATLYSPATRERLADDIVKQAGRGVVSMVLCLEDSIDDAEVVGAEENLVRQFVDLAGRTDTELPLLFIRVRFAEQIPDLVRRFGPAVRLLSGFVFPKFTEERGIAFLEALTAAEAASGRRLFGMPVLESPELMYRETRVEALQGIAHTVDKYRDRVLALRLGVTDFCSSYALRRAPDMTAYDVQIVASVIADVVNVLGRADGTGFTVTGPVWEYFRVQERMFKPQLRTSPFLANRAGELRESLIEHALDGLLREISLDQANGLLGKTCIHPTHVLPVHALSVVSHEEFGDAQDIVRPDRNGGVLRSASRNKMNEVKPHRAWAERVLQRAEVFGVANEDIGFVDLLAAGLPD, encoded by the coding sequence ATGCGTCATTTCGGGCACATCGCCCCTGAGGAGCGTCGTCGTCTCTTCTACCGGGAGCCGGGCGTCTTCGACGCCGACTCCCCCTCCCGCGTGCTCGCCGCCGCGCTCGGCGCCACGCTCTACAGCCCGGCGACCCGCGAGCGGCTGGCCGACGACATCGTCAAGCAGGCCGGGCGTGGCGTGGTCTCCATGGTGCTGTGCCTGGAGGACTCCATCGACGACGCCGAGGTCGTGGGCGCCGAGGAGAACCTCGTCCGGCAGTTCGTCGACCTCGCCGGACGCACGGACACCGAGCTTCCGCTGCTGTTCATCAGAGTCCGCTTCGCCGAGCAGATACCCGACCTCGTCCGCCGTTTCGGCCCGGCCGTACGGCTGCTGTCCGGTTTCGTGTTCCCGAAGTTCACCGAGGAGCGCGGGATCGCCTTCCTGGAGGCGCTCACCGCCGCCGAGGCCGCGAGCGGGCGGCGGCTGTTCGGTATGCCGGTGCTCGAATCGCCCGAGCTGATGTACAGGGAGACGCGCGTAGAGGCGCTCCAGGGCATCGCCCACACCGTCGACAAGTACCGCGACCGCGTCCTCGCGCTGCGGCTCGGCGTCACCGACTTCTGCTCCTCCTACGCCCTGCGCCGGGCACCCGACATGACCGCGTACGACGTCCAGATCGTCGCCTCCGTGATCGCGGACGTGGTCAACGTGCTGGGGCGCGCCGACGGCACCGGGTTCACGGTGACCGGGCCGGTGTGGGAGTACTTCCGGGTGCAGGAACGTATGTTCAAGCCACAGCTGCGCACCAGCCCCTTCCTGGCGAACCGGGCCGGGGAGCTGCGTGAGTCGCTGATCGAGCACGCGCTGGACGGTCTGCTGCGCGAGATCTCCCTCGACCAGGCCAACGGGCTGCTCGGCAAGACCTGCATCCATCCCACGCACGTCCTGCCGGTGCACGCGCTGTCCGTGGTCAGCCACGAGGAGTTCGGCGATGCCCAGGACATCGTGCGGCCCGACCGCAACGGGGGCGTCCTGCGGTCCGCCTCCCGCAACAAGATGAACGAGGTCA
- a CDS encoding TerD family protein has translation MTHAMLKGSNVPIEATAVRAVLRWAAGQNSPDVDASALLLGPDGRVRSDEDFVFYNQPRHPSGKVWRLGKKRVSDGLTDTIQTDLSGVESAVGQILIVASADDEQGEPVRFDRVRSLRILLYDATDADAEPLAYFDVKPETGEETALICGELYRRGGGWKFRALGEGYANGLQGLATNFGILVDESAAAAADLTATTQTPAPEISAPLPPEQPPTGVPSQPAYGYPPAAPTRQPTQPAYGYPHPQPTPATTNGPAYGYPQPTAAALDPDFRLPPQGPQFIGR, from the coding sequence ATGACGCACGCGATGCTGAAGGGGTCGAACGTCCCGATCGAGGCCACGGCGGTCCGCGCCGTGCTGCGCTGGGCGGCGGGCCAGAACTCCCCGGACGTCGACGCCTCGGCGCTGCTCCTCGGCCCCGACGGACGCGTACGATCCGACGAGGACTTCGTCTTCTACAACCAGCCGCGCCACCCTTCGGGCAAGGTGTGGCGGCTGGGCAAAAAGCGTGTGTCGGACGGCCTCACCGACACCATCCAGACCGATCTCTCGGGTGTCGAGTCCGCCGTCGGCCAAATTCTCATCGTGGCCTCCGCCGACGACGAGCAGGGCGAACCCGTCCGCTTCGACCGCGTACGGTCCCTGCGCATCCTGCTGTACGACGCCACCGACGCCGACGCCGAGCCGCTGGCGTATTTCGACGTCAAGCCCGAGACCGGCGAGGAGACCGCGCTGATCTGCGGTGAGCTGTACCGCCGGGGCGGCGGCTGGAAGTTCCGCGCCCTGGGCGAGGGGTACGCCAACGGTCTCCAGGGTCTCGCCACGAACTTCGGCATCCTGGTCGACGAGTCGGCAGCGGCGGCGGCCGACCTGACGGCCACGACCCAGACGCCGGCCCCCGAGATCTCGGCGCCCCTGCCACCCGAGCAGCCCCCGACGGGCGTCCCGTCCCAGCCCGCGTACGGCTATCCCCCGGCGGCGCCGACCCGGCAGCCCACCCAGCCCGCCTACGGCTACCCGCACCCCCAGCCGACCCCGGCCACCACCAACGGCCCGGCCTACGGCTACCCCCAGCCCACGGCGGCGGCCCTGGACCCCGACTTCCGTCTGCCGCCTCAGGGCCCGCAGTTCATCGGCCGCTGA
- a CDS encoding TerD family protein encodes MSFLDNLWRGRASEFDAGNAATNAIELTKRHQKVSLSKQNAAAGHLRVNLSWRMRTSDIGAPKRQSVLRHPFKALRPEEVQAHSQSMVNVDLDLGCLYELADGTKGVVQPLGGFLGDINEPPYMRLSGDDRFGSGSGETMYINLDHRDAFKRMLVFVYIYDQTPAFDRTHAIVTLYPSNGPRIEIGLDERHPQARSCAVVMIENVKGEITVRREVKFVYGFQAELDRLYGWGLQWGRGYKSKADQR; translated from the coding sequence ATGAGTTTCCTGGACAACCTCTGGCGCGGGCGGGCCTCGGAGTTCGACGCGGGCAACGCGGCGACCAACGCGATCGAGCTGACCAAACGGCACCAGAAGGTGTCCCTGTCCAAGCAGAACGCCGCAGCGGGCCATCTGCGCGTCAACCTGTCCTGGCGGATGCGGACGTCCGACATCGGCGCGCCCAAGCGGCAGAGCGTGCTGCGGCACCCCTTCAAGGCCCTGCGGCCGGAGGAGGTGCAGGCGCACAGCCAGAGCATGGTCAACGTCGACCTCGACCTCGGCTGTCTCTACGAGCTGGCCGACGGCACCAAGGGGGTCGTGCAGCCGCTGGGCGGCTTCCTCGGGGACATCAACGAACCGCCGTACATGCGGCTCAGCGGGGACGACCGGTTCGGGTCGGGGTCCGGCGAGACGATGTACATCAACCTCGACCACCGGGACGCCTTCAAGCGGATGCTGGTGTTCGTCTACATCTACGACCAGACACCGGCGTTCGACCGGACACACGCGATCGTCACGCTGTATCCGAGCAACGGGCCGCGCATCGAGATAGGCCTGGACGAGCGGCATCCGCAGGCGCGGTCGTGCGCGGTGGTGATGATCGAGAACGTCAAGGGGGAGATCACCGTGCGCCGGGAAGTGAAGTTCGTCTATGGCTTCCAGGCCGAGCTGGACCGGTTGTACGGGTGGGGGTTGCAGTGGGGGCGTGGCTACAAATCCAAGGCCGATCAGCGATGA
- a CDS encoding DUF475 domain-containing protein translates to MVLKTFGWSFAVTALGLVAAVLFGGWTALGIVAILSVLEISLSFDNAVVNAGILKKMNAFWQKIFLTIGILIAVFGMRLVFPVVIVAISAQLGPIEAVELAFNDKDRYEQLVTDAHPTIAAFGGMFLLMIFLDFVFEDREHKWLAWLERPLAKLGKIDMLSTCIAMIVLLVTSMTFATHAHQHGGTHVDKAQTVLVAGLAGLITYLVVGGLSGFFEGKLEEEEEREHEEEEEARRTGKARTPVALAGKAAFFMFLYLEVLDASFSFDGVIGAFAITNDIVLMALGLGIGAMYVRSLTVYLVRQGTLDDYVYLEHGAHYAIGALAALLLITIQYQISELITGFIGVVLIGWSFWSSVRRNKALAAEEGDADAADKSEVSSGV, encoded by the coding sequence GTGGTTCTGAAAACCTTCGGCTGGTCGTTCGCGGTCACCGCGCTCGGCTTGGTCGCAGCGGTTCTGTTCGGAGGATGGACGGCCCTTGGGATCGTGGCCATCCTCTCCGTCCTGGAGATCTCGCTGTCGTTCGACAACGCGGTGGTGAACGCCGGGATCCTGAAGAAGATGAATGCCTTCTGGCAGAAGATCTTCCTCACCATCGGCATCCTCATCGCCGTCTTCGGTATGCGGCTGGTCTTCCCCGTCGTGATCGTCGCCATCAGCGCCCAACTCGGCCCCATCGAGGCCGTCGAACTGGCGTTCAACGACAAGGATCGCTACGAGCAGCTGGTGACGGACGCCCATCCGACGATCGCGGCCTTCGGCGGCATGTTCCTGCTGATGATCTTCCTGGACTTCGTCTTCGAGGACCGCGAACACAAGTGGCTCGCCTGGCTGGAGCGCCCGCTCGCCAAGCTGGGCAAGATCGACATGCTGTCGACCTGTATCGCGATGATCGTCCTGCTGGTCACCTCGATGACCTTCGCGACCCATGCCCACCAGCATGGCGGCACCCATGTCGACAAGGCGCAGACCGTACTGGTCGCCGGTCTCGCGGGCCTCATCACCTATCTCGTCGTCGGCGGCCTCTCGGGCTTCTTCGAAGGCAAGCTGGAGGAAGAGGAGGAGCGCGAGCACGAGGAGGAGGAAGAGGCACGGCGCACGGGCAAGGCGCGTACACCCGTGGCCCTCGCCGGCAAGGCCGCGTTCTTCATGTTCCTCTACCTGGAGGTCCTGGACGCCTCCTTCTCCTTCGACGGCGTGATCGGCGCCTTCGCCATCACCAACGACATCGTCCTGATGGCGCTGGGTCTCGGTATCGGCGCGATGTACGTCCGGTCGCTGACCGTGTACCTGGTCCGCCAGGGCACCCTCGACGACTACGTCTACCTGGAGCACGGCGCGCACTACGCGATCGGCGCCCTCGCCGCGCTCCTCCTGATCACCATTCAGTACCAGATCAGCGAACTCATCACCGGTTTCATCGGGGTCGTCCTGATCGGCTGGTCCTTCTGGTCCTCGGTCCGCCGCAACAAGGCGCTGGCGGCCGAAGAGGGCGACGCGGACGCCGCCGACAAGTCGGAGGTCTCCTCCGGGGTGTGA
- a CDS encoding TerD family protein has translation MGVTLAKGGNVSLSKAAPNLTQVLVGLGWDVRTTTGAPFDLDASALLCQGGRVLGDEWFVFYNNLKSPDGSVEHTGDNLTGEGDGDDESLIIDLSRVPATVDKIVFPVSIHDAENRGQAFGQVSNAFIRVVNQADGQELARYDLSEDASTETAMIFGEVYRYGGEWKFRAVGQGYASGLRGIALDFGVNVS, from the coding sequence ATGGGCGTCACACTCGCCAAGGGAGGCAATGTCTCCCTCTCCAAGGCCGCACCGAACCTCACGCAAGTGTTGGTCGGGCTCGGCTGGGACGTTCGGACCACCACCGGAGCCCCTTTCGACCTCGACGCCAGCGCGCTGCTGTGTCAGGGCGGGCGGGTGCTGGGGGACGAATGGTTCGTCTTCTACAACAACCTGAAGAGCCCGGACGGCTCGGTCGAGCACACCGGCGACAACCTCACCGGCGAGGGCGACGGCGACGACGAGTCGCTGATCATCGACCTCTCCCGGGTGCCGGCCACCGTCGACAAGATCGTCTTTCCGGTCTCCATCCATGACGCGGAGAACCGCGGCCAGGCGTTCGGCCAGGTCAGCAATGCCTTCATCCGTGTCGTCAACCAGGCCGACGGTCAGGAACTCGCCCGCTACGACCTCTCCGAGGACGCCTCCACCGAGACCGCGATGATCTTCGGTGAGGTGTACCGCTACGGCGGCGAGTGGAAGTTCCGCGCGGTGGGGCAGGGGTACGCGTCCGGTCTGCGGGGCATCGCACTCGACTTCGGTGTGAATGTGTCGTAG
- a CDS encoding calcium homeostasis/redox stress adaptation protein, with translation MGVSLSKGGNVSLTKEAPGLTAVIIGLGWDIRTTTGTDFDLDASALLLDASGKVSSDANFIFFNNLKSPDGSVEHTGDNLTGEGEGDDEQIKVSLATVPAEIEKIVFPVSIYDAENRQQSFGQVRNAFIRVVNQAGEAEIARYDLSEDASTETAMVFGELYRHGAEWKFRAIGQGYASGLRGIAQDFGVNV, from the coding sequence GTGGGAGTCAGCCTCAGCAAGGGCGGCAACGTATCGCTGACCAAGGAGGCGCCGGGCCTGACCGCGGTCATCATCGGACTGGGGTGGGACATCCGCACCACGACCGGTACCGACTTCGACCTGGACGCCAGTGCCCTGCTGCTGGACGCGTCGGGCAAGGTCAGCAGCGACGCCAACTTCATCTTCTTCAACAACCTGAAGAGCCCGGACGGCTCGGTCGAGCACACCGGTGACAACCTCACCGGTGAGGGCGAGGGCGACGACGAGCAGATCAAGGTCAGCCTCGCGACCGTCCCGGCCGAGATCGAGAAGATCGTCTTCCCGGTCTCGATCTACGACGCCGAGAACCGCCAGCAGTCCTTCGGCCAGGTCCGCAACGCCTTCATCCGCGTGGTGAACCAGGCCGGCGAGGCGGAGATCGCCCGTTACGACCTCTCCGAGGACGCCTCCACCGAGACCGCCATGGTCTTCGGCGAGCTGTACCGGCACGGCGCCGAGTGGAAGTTCCGCGCCATCGGACAGGGATACGCCTCGGGCCTGCGCGGTATCGCCCAGGACTTCGGTGTGAACGTCTGA
- a CDS encoding peroxiredoxin — translation MAIQVGDKAPDFELKDNHGATVRLSDFRGEKNVVVLFYPFAFTGVCTGELCELRDNLPKFVNDDVQLLAVSNDSIHTLRVFAEQEGLDYPLLSDFWPHGEVSRDYGVFDADKGCAVRGTFIVDKEGVVRWSVVNALPDARDLNEYLKALDTL, via the coding sequence ATGGCGATCCAGGTCGGCGACAAGGCACCCGACTTCGAGCTCAAGGACAACCACGGCGCCACCGTGCGGCTCTCGGACTTCCGGGGCGAGAAGAACGTGGTGGTGCTCTTCTACCCGTTCGCGTTCACCGGGGTGTGCACGGGCGAGCTGTGCGAGCTGCGGGACAACCTGCCGAAGTTCGTGAACGACGACGTACAACTGCTGGCGGTGTCGAACGACTCGATCCACACGCTGCGGGTCTTCGCCGAGCAGGAGGGCCTGGACTACCCGCTGCTGTCGGACTTCTGGCCGCACGGCGAGGTCTCCCGGGACTACGGCGTGTTCGACGCGGACAAGGGCTGCGCGGTGCGCGGCACGTTCATCGTCGACAAGGAGGGCGTCGTCCGCTGGTCGGTCGTCAACGCCCTGCCGGACGCCCGTGACCTGAACGAGTACCTCAAGGCCCTCGACACCCTGTGA
- a CDS encoding DUF3052 domain-containing protein, with the protein MSATADHAEERTNPAARLGFQPEQVVQEIGYDDDVDQELRESIEEVVGSELVDEDYDDVADAVVLWFRDDDGDLTDVLVDATTYIEEGGSILLLTPKTGRDGYVEPSDISEAATTAGLSASKSVSVGKDWSGSRLVTPKAAKSKK; encoded by the coding sequence GTGAGCGCGACCGCGGACCACGCGGAGGAGCGGACGAACCCTGCCGCGAGGCTGGGGTTCCAGCCCGAGCAGGTGGTCCAGGAGATCGGCTACGACGACGATGTCGACCAGGAGCTCCGCGAGTCCATCGAAGAAGTCGTAGGCAGTGAGCTCGTCGACGAGGACTACGACGACGTGGCCGATGCCGTCGTGCTGTGGTTCCGAGACGACGACGGCGACCTGACCGACGTACTGGTGGACGCCACCACGTACATCGAGGAGGGTGGCTCGATCCTGCTGCTGACGCCCAAGACCGGGCGTGACGGCTATGTGGAGCCCAGCGACATCTCCGAAGCCGCGACGACCGCGGGACTGTCCGCGTCGAAGAGCGTCAGCGTCGGCAAGGACTGGAGTGGGAGCCGGTTGGTGACGCCGAAGGCGGCGAAGTCGAAGAAGTAG
- the aceE gene encoding pyruvate dehydrogenase (acetyl-transferring), homodimeric type — protein sequence MASGSDRNPIIIGGLPSQVPDFDPEETQEWLDSLDAAVDERGRERARYLMLRLIERAREKRVAVPEMRSTDYVNTIPTKAEPFFPGNEEIERKILNATRWNAAVMVSRAQRPGIGVGGHIATFASSASLYDVGFNHFFRGKDEGDGGDQIFFQGHASPGIYARAFMLDRLDERQLDAFRQEKSKAPYGLSSYPHPRLMPDFWEFPTVSMGLGPLGAIFQARMNRYMEARGIADTSKSHVWAFLGDGEMDEPESLGQLTLAAREGLDNLTFVVNCNLQRLDGPVRGNGKVIQELESVFRGAGWNVIKLVWDRSWDPLLAQDRDGVLVNRMNTTPDGQYQTYATETGAYIRDHFFGDDQRLRAMVEGMTDDQILHLGRGGHDHRKIYAAYKAAHEHKGQPTVILAKTVKGWTLGPNFEGRNATHQMKKLTVADLKGFRDRLHLPISDKELESGAPPYYHPGRDSEEIQYMHDRRKGLGGYVPTRVVRAKPLALPEEKTYASVKKGSGQQSIATTMAFVRLLKDLMRDKEIGKRFVLIAPDEYRTFGMDSFFPSAKIYNPLGQQYEAVDRDLLLAYKESPTGQMLHDGISEAGCTASLIAAGSAYATHGEPLIPVYVFYSMFGFQRTGDQFWQMSDQLARGFVLGATAGRTTLTGEGLQHADGHSQLLASTNPGCVAYDPAFGYEIAHIVKDGLRRMYGPDSEDVFYYLTVYNEPIQHPAEPADVDVEGILKGIHRYRAAEEGSIPAQIIASGVAVPWAVEAQRILAADWNVKADVWSATSWNELRREAVDVERHNLLHPEEEQQVPYVTRKLSAAEGPFVAVSDWMRSVPDQISRWVPGTYQSLGADGFGFADTRGAARRFFHIDAQSIVVAVLTELAREGKVDRSVLKQAIDRYQLLDVTAADPGAAGGDA from the coding sequence GTGGCTTCCGGATCCGATCGCAATCCGATCATCATTGGCGGCCTTCCGAGTCAGGTCCCTGACTTCGATCCCGAGGAGACCCAGGAGTGGCTCGACTCGCTCGACGCCGCGGTGGACGAGCGCGGCCGTGAGCGCGCGCGCTATCTGATGCTCCGGCTCATCGAGCGGGCCCGCGAGAAGCGCGTGGCCGTGCCGGAGATGCGCAGCACGGACTACGTCAACACCATCCCGACGAAGGCCGAGCCGTTCTTCCCGGGCAACGAGGAGATCGAGCGGAAGATCCTCAACGCGACACGGTGGAACGCCGCCGTGATGGTCTCGCGCGCCCAGCGGCCCGGTATCGGCGTCGGCGGCCACATCGCGACCTTCGCGTCCTCCGCCTCCCTCTACGACGTGGGCTTCAACCACTTCTTCCGCGGCAAGGACGAGGGCGACGGCGGCGACCAGATCTTCTTCCAGGGCCACGCCTCCCCCGGTATCTACGCCCGCGCGTTCATGCTGGACCGGCTCGACGAGCGGCAGCTGGACGCCTTCCGCCAGGAGAAGTCGAAGGCGCCCTACGGCCTGTCCAGCTACCCGCACCCGCGGCTGATGCCGGACTTCTGGGAGTTCCCGACGGTGTCCATGGGCCTCGGTCCGCTGGGCGCGATCTTCCAGGCGCGGATGAACCGGTACATGGAGGCGCGTGGGATCGCGGACACCTCCAAGTCCCATGTCTGGGCGTTCCTCGGCGACGGCGAGATGGACGAGCCGGAGTCGCTCGGCCAGCTCACGCTCGCCGCCCGCGAGGGCCTCGACAATCTGACCTTCGTCGTCAACTGCAACCTCCAGCGCCTCGACGGCCCGGTGCGCGGCAACGGCAAGGTCATCCAGGAGCTGGAGTCGGTCTTCCGGGGCGCCGGCTGGAATGTGATCAAGCTGGTCTGGGACCGCTCCTGGGACCCGCTGCTGGCCCAGGACCGCGACGGTGTGCTGGTCAACCGGATGAACACCACTCCGGACGGCCAGTACCAGACGTACGCCACGGAGACCGGCGCGTACATCCGCGACCACTTCTTCGGTGACGACCAGCGGCTGCGCGCGATGGTCGAGGGCATGACCGACGACCAGATCCTGCACCTGGGTCGCGGCGGTCACGACCACCGCAAGATCTACGCGGCGTACAAGGCGGCCCATGAGCACAAGGGCCAGCCGACGGTCATCCTGGCGAAGACGGTCAAGGGCTGGACGCTGGGCCCGAACTTCGAGGGCCGCAACGCCACGCACCAGATGAAGAAGCTGACGGTCGCCGACCTCAAGGGCTTCCGTGACCGCCTCCATCTGCCCATCTCCGACAAGGAGCTGGAGTCCGGCGCGCCGCCGTACTACCACCCGGGCCGGGACTCGGAGGAGATCCAGTACATGCACGACCGCCGCAAGGGGCTCGGCGGGTACGTCCCGACGCGTGTCGTGCGGGCGAAGCCGCTGGCCCTGCCGGAGGAGAAGACGTACGCGAGTGTGAAGAAGGGGTCCGGTCAGCAGTCGATCGCCACCACCATGGCGTTCGTCCGGCTACTGAAGGACCTCATGCGGGACAAGGAGATCGGCAAGCGTTTCGTGCTGATCGCGCCCGACGAGTACCGCACCTTCGGCATGGACTCGTTCTTCCCGAGCGCGAAGATCTACAACCCGCTCGGCCAGCAGTACGAGGCGGTCGACCGTGATCTGCTGCTCGCGTACAAGGAGTCGCCGACGGGCCAGATGCTGCACGACGGCATCTCGGAGGCGGGCTGTACGGCCTCGCTGATCGCGGCGGGTTCGGCGTACGCCACGCACGGCGAGCCGCTCATCCCGGTGTACGTCTTCTACTCGATGTTCGGTTTCCAGCGCACCGGTGACCAGTTCTGGCAGATGTCCGACCAGCTGGCGCGTGGTTTCGTCCTGGGCGCGACCGCCGGCCGTACGACCCTGACCGGTGAGGGCCTCCAGCACGCGGACGGACACTCGCAGCTGCTCGCCTCGACGAACCCCGGCTGTGTCGCCTACGACCCGGCGTTCGGGTACGAGATCGCGCACATCGTGAAGGACGGTCTGCGCCGGATGTACGGCCCGGACAGCGAGGACGTCTTCTACTACCTCACCGTCTACAACGAGCCGATCCAGCACCCGGCCGAGCCGGCGGACGTGGACGTCGAGGGCATCCTCAAGGGCATCCACCGCTACCGGGCCGCCGAGGAGGGCTCGATCCCCGCGCAGATCATCGCCTCCGGTGTGGCGGTGCCGTGGGCGGTCGAGGCGCAGCGGATCCTCGCCGCCGACTGGAACGTGAAGGCGGACGTCTGGTCGGCGACCTCCTGGAACGAGCTGCGCCGCGAGGCCGTCGACGTGGAGCGGCACAATCTGCTGCACCCCGAGGAGGAGCAGCAGGTCCCGTATGTGACGCGGAAGCTGAGCGCGGCCGAGGGGCCGTTCGTGGCCGTCTCCGACTGGATGCGGTCGGTGCCGGACCAGATCTCGCGGTGGGTGCCGGGCACGTACCAGTCGCTGGGCGCGGACGGCTTCGGCTTCGCCGACACACGGGGCGCGGCGCGGCGGTTCTTCCACATCGACGCGCAGTCGATCGTGGTCGCGGTGCTGACCGAGCTGGCCCGTGAGGGCAAGGTCGACCGTTCGGTGCTGAAGCAGGCCATCGACCGGTACCAGCTGCTCGATGTGACGGCGGCGGACCCGGGCGCCGCGGGAGGCGATGCATAG
- a CDS encoding potassium channel family protein: MKQRAVSAQVRWERHTQRPLFVLAALFAVAYAVPIVRPDTSDRVEWWCETVEWGVWGAFALDYVIRLLLAERRREFVRSHWLDLCAVVLPMIQPMRLLRLVATLLLVGQRARMASQIRLTTYVGGAVIGLLMFGSLAVLSVERDAPGGNIDTLDDAVWWSFTTMTTVGYGDHAPTTGLGRVLAVGLMLSGIALLGVVTANIAAWFIARFEKDDAEERRQTAAIAELAEEVRLLRAEVSALKSVAVEGVPEQRR; this comes from the coding sequence ATGAAGCAGCGAGCGGTCTCGGCGCAGGTCCGATGGGAACGGCACACTCAACGGCCGTTGTTCGTCCTCGCGGCGTTGTTCGCCGTGGCGTACGCCGTGCCGATCGTCCGGCCGGACACGAGCGACCGGGTGGAGTGGTGGTGCGAGACCGTCGAATGGGGGGTCTGGGGCGCGTTCGCCCTGGACTACGTCATCCGTCTGCTCCTCGCCGAGCGGCGACGGGAGTTCGTACGGTCGCACTGGCTGGACCTGTGCGCGGTGGTGCTGCCGATGATCCAGCCGATGCGGCTGCTCCGGCTGGTCGCCACGTTGCTGCTGGTCGGGCAGCGGGCGCGGATGGCGTCGCAGATAAGGCTCACCACGTATGTCGGCGGGGCGGTGATCGGGCTGCTGATGTTCGGGTCGCTGGCGGTGCTGTCCGTGGAGCGGGACGCGCCCGGGGGGAACATCGACACGCTGGACGACGCGGTGTGGTGGTCGTTCACGACGATGACGACCGTGGGGTACGGGGATCACGCGCCGACGACCGGGCTGGGGCGGGTGCTGGCGGTCGGGCTGATGCTGTCGGGGATCGCGCTGCTGGGTGTGGTGACGGCGAACATCGCGGCGTGGTTCATAGCGCGGTTCGAGAAGGACGACGCGGAGGAGCGGCGGCAGACGGCCGCGATAGCGGAGTTGGCGGAGGAGGTTCGGTTGTTGCGGGCGGAGGTCTCGGCGTTGAAGTCTGTCGCGGTCGAGGGGGTGCCTGAGCAACGCCGTTGA
- a CDS encoding small hydrophobic protein, giving the protein MAGFGHGTRRHPRSRGRSWSRWGSPRSSEAETGGGPDRATLGIIGVICAIAGLFVLGIVLGPVAILCGWSAMNRTWSGTRPVPAIIAVVLGAIDTALALIRLTGMATPGAGLF; this is encoded by the coding sequence ATGGCGGGCTTCGGACACGGTACGCGCAGGCACCCCCGATCACGTGGCCGTTCGTGGTCACGATGGGGGTCCCCCCGGTCGAGCGAAGCCGAGACTGGGGGAGGGCCGGATCGCGCGACCCTCGGGATCATCGGCGTCATCTGCGCGATCGCGGGACTCTTCGTCCTGGGCATCGTCCTCGGCCCCGTGGCGATCCTCTGCGGCTGGTCGGCCATGAACCGCACCTGGTCCGGCACCCGCCCCGTCCCCGCGATCATCGCGGTCGTCCTGGGCGCGATCGACACGGCCCTGGCCCTCATCCGGCTGACCGGCATGGCGACGCCGGGGGCGGGCCTTTTCTGA